Below is a genomic region from Rhodococcus sp. WMMA185.
AGAGCGTCTGCCAGAACGCCGCCGTGGCCGACTTGCCGAAGATCGAGTCGTCCCACGCCTTCTTCAGGGTGTGACCGATCACGGCCAGCGTGCGACGAAGCGGGTGCCACTCGAAGTGGCGTCTGCCACGGGCGCGCTTCGGTGAACTCGCTGGGGATTTGCTCATGATCTTTCCAGCATCCACGACGACACGCCCGGTGCCCACCGCTGGTGCACCCGTGTCGCGGGGAATCCGCCATCCCGGCGGCCTTGCGAATGCGGTTCGCGTCGGGTGCGGACGCTACCCTCATTGACGGACAGCGCCTTCGGGTCTGGTCCGGCAGTGTCGATCGAATACCGAGGAGTGCGAACAAACAGTGCCATGGCATCGGAGGGCAACCCTTGAGCGCTGAGACCGTGGGCTCCCACATGGCGACGAGAACGGAAGCCGAGGCGGCGCCGACAATGGAAGCCGCGGCGGCGCAAATTGTAGGAACCGAGGCTTATCTGGCGCAGACGGAACCGGCCAAGCCCTCGGGACCCCTTCGCGCGTGGCAGCGTCGTGCTTTGACGAAGTATCTGTCCACCGGACCTCGAGACTTCTTGGCGGTCGCGACGCCAGGTGCGGGCAAGACCACCTTCGCGTTGCGTGTCGCGTCGGAATTGTTGCGTGACCGCACCGTCGATCAGGTGACCGTGGTCGCCCCCACCGAGCACCTCAAACATCAGTGGGCTGAATCTGCGGCTCGCAGCGGTATCGCGCTCGATTCGTACTTCTCGAATTCGACCGGGCAAACATCGAGCGACTATCAAGGTGTGGTGGTGACGTATGCGCAGGTTGCGTCCCATCCGTTCAAACACCGAGTCCGGACGGAGAGCAAGCGCACGCTGGTCATCCTTGACGAGATCCACCACGGTGGTGACGCAAAGAGCTGGGGCGAGGCCATCCGCGAAGCGTTCGGCGACGCCACCCGCCGTCTTGCGCTGACCGGAACGCCGTTCCGCAGCGACGACAGCGCGATCCCGTTCGTGGCCTACGAACCCGACCGCGAAGGGTTGATGCGGTCGAAGGCCGATTACGCGTACGGCTACTCCGACGCTCTTGCGGACGGAGTCGTTCGGCCAGTGGTGTTCCTCGCATATTCGGGCGAGGCTCGCTGGCGAAACAATGCGGGCGAGGAGTTCTCCGCGCGCCTCGGCGAACCGCTCAGTGCGGAGCAAACCGCGCGGGCGTGGCGAACGGCGCTGGATCCGGCAGGAGAGTGGATTCCGGCGGTTCTGCACGCCGCCGACACGCGACTCGGTCAGTTGAGGGCCGGTGGCATGCCGGACGCGGGCGGGCTGGTGATTGCGACAGATCAGACTGTGGCCCGCTCCTACGCGAGAACGCTCACAGAAGTCACCGGGGAAGAGCCGGCGGTGGTGCTCTCGGACGATCCGACAGCATCGAAACGGATTGCGGAGTTCAGTGCGAGCACGCAGAAGTGGATGGTCGCCGTTCGTATGGTGTCGGAAGGTGTCGACGTTCCGCGGCTGGCGGTAGGTGTGTACGCCACCAGCGCGTCCACCCCGCTGTACTTCGCCCAGGCGATCGGGCGGTTCGTCCGCTCACGCAGCAAGGGCGAGACCGCGAGCGTGTTCCTTCCGTCCGTGCCAGTGCTGCTCGACCTCGCCAGCCAGCTCGAGGCTCAGCGCGACCACGTGCTGGGCAAACCGCACAGGGAAAAGGACGGGTTCGACGACGACCTCCTCGCCGACGCGAACAAGCAGAAGGACGAACTCGGAGAGGAAGAGAAGGCGTTCACTTCGCTGGGCGCCGATGCCGAGCTCGACCAGGTGATCTACGACGGCTCTTCCTTCGGAACGGCTACCTTTTCGGGGTCCGACGAGGAGGCCGACTACCTGGGCCTGCCTGGTTTGCTCGACGCCGATCAGATGCGTGCCCTGCTACGTCAACGTCAGTCCGAACAGCTTGCCAAGCAGAAGGCCACGCAGGCGGAGCCGACCGAGGTCCCGCAGGTGGCCGAGCGGGTCGCGGCCGCAGGCCAGCTCGCGCAGCTGCGTCGGGAACTGAACAGTCTCGTTGCAATGCAGCACCACAAGACGGGCAAGTCACACGGCACCATCCACGCTGAGCTGCGTCGTGTGTGTGGTGGACCTCCCACAGCGATCGCTACGGTCGAGCAGCTGACCGAGAGAATTTCCACGCTGCGGAGGTGGTGACTGGTACCCGATCGATTCCGGCCCACAGTCGTTCCGACAGAGTCCCACAGTCGATCCGACAGAGTCCCACAGCCGTTCCGACAGAAGAGACCGGCGCGTGCGGTGCGCGCGCCGGTCTCTTGTCCGTTAGAGGTGAGCCTTGGACGGGTCACCCGGGCTGACGAGTCAGATTGCTGTCTCGGCTTCGGTTTCGATCGTGGCGTTCATTTCGCGAAGTCGATCTGCGTGCTCATTGGCGTGGTGACCGCAGAAGAGCAGTTCGCCTCCCGCCGGAAGCACTGCGCGAACGCGTGCTCCGGCACCGCACCGGTCGCACCGGTCGGCTGCGGTCAATGAGGGGCTGGTCAGTGTTCCGGGCATGACTCCTCCGTACTGGCATTCCGCTTGCGCGCAATGCCTGGGGCCTGGTCCGCCGCGTCGGGGATGGCGCGGTGGATCCACTCTGTCAGACGTTGGGGGATTCCGCGTTGTTCCCGGCGGTGTTTCTCAGTGGCACATCCCACAGAAAGTTTGCGGAAGTTTGTGAATTCGCGCCGAAGAGCGTGAATTCGGAAGCAGACCGAACGGTCGTAGTTCCCCGCCGGCTGGTCACATCTCACACGTGAGGTTGGTCTCACCGTGTCACTGCCTCGACCGCGCCGATGGTCCGTTCCTCGCCTACCAGGGAGAATCCGCCCGCCTCGACCCGCGAGTCTGCGCCGCTCCGCATGCGGCCGGGACTACCGTGGAGGGATGAACGTTGAAGTGACGGCATTGCCGGGCATTGGGGTGCGGAAGGACTTCGTACTGGCTTCCGGTCGCCGTATCGGCGTCATCAGTCATCGCGACGGCCGAACCGACCTGATCGTGTCGAAGCCCGATGACCCTGACGCCTGCGAAGCTTCCTTGCCGTTGAGCACCGAGGAGGCGGCCGTGCTGAGCAACCTGTTGGGGGCTCCGCAGTTGGTATCCCAACTGGAAGAGGAACACCGGGACCTGCCCGGCATCCAGACCAAGCAGTTGTACATCACCGAAGATTCCCGGTTCGACGGCCGGACGCTCGGGGACACAGCCATGCGCACGCGGACAGGGGTCTCGATCGTCGCTGTCATGCGAGCGGGCCAGGTGAATCCGTCACCGAACCCCGACTTCTTGCTCACATCCGGCGATCTGCTGGTCGCCGTCGGAACGGCGGAAGGACTGGCCGCGGCAGCCAAGCTCCTGGTCGGCGGCTGACAATCCTGTGAATACGACTACGCTCGCGCTCATCGAACTGGGCGCGGTATTTTTCGCGCTCGGGTTGCTCGGCCGTCTGGCAGCTCGGATCGGTATGTCGCCGATACCGTTCTACCTGGTCGGCGGACTGTGCTTCGGCAATGGTGGGTTCCTACAACTCGGTGACATCGACGAATTCAGCCATCTGGCGAGTGAGATCGGGGTGGTGCTGCTCCTGCTCCTACTCGGACTCGAGTACACGGCATCCGAACTCGTCACCGGACTACGCCGGTCGTGGATGGCAGGTGTGGTGGATATCGTCCTCAACGCAGCACCAGGTGCGATCGTGGCACTGGTGCTGGGGTGGGGTGCAACCGGCGCTTTCGTTCTGGCGGGTGTCACCTACATATCCTCCTCGGGAATCATCGCAAAGGTGCTGAGCGACCTCGGTCGCCTGGGCAACCGCGAAACCCCGGTCGTGCTCTCGATTCTCGTATTCGAGGATCTTGCGATGGCTGTGTACTTGCCGATCCTGACCACTTTGCTCGCCGGTGTGAGTTTCCTGGGCGGTCTTACGGCTTTGGGCATCTCTCTGATCGCTGTTTCGGTGGTTCTCGTCGTTGCGCTGCGCTACGGGCGGTATGTCTCCGCACTACTGGACAGCCCCGACAGCGAGACGTTGTTGTTGAAGCTTCTGGGTGCTGCGCTGCTTGTGGCAGGCATCGCCTCAGCCTTGCAGGTTTCGGCGGCGGTCGGGGCATTCCTTCTGGGTATCGCGATCTCCGGATCGACTGCCCACAATGCCAGCCGTGTCCTCGAGCCTCTCCGTGACCTGTTCGCAGCGATGTTCTTCGTCGTGTTCGGACTCAACACCGATCCTGGTGAAATCCCGCCGGTGCTCGGTTGGGCGATATTGCTGGCGGTGGTGACGACACTCACCAAGATGGCCACGGGCATGTGGGCGGCGAAGCAGCAAGGTGTCGCTCGGCTGGGTCGAGCCAGAGCGGGCGCCGCACTGATCGCCCGCGGAGAGTTTTCCATCGTGATCGCCGGCCTGGCTGTAGCGGCAGGCGCGGTCGAGGGACGGCTCGCGGCCCTAGCCACCGCCTATGTCCTTCTCATGGCCATCATCGGCCCGGTGGCAGCCCGGGTCGTCGAACCGATGGCCAACGCGTGGGTTCGGGTTCGGGTTCGCACCAGCGCGTAGGGGTCGTTCCGCTTCCCGTTCTCGATCTGGAAAAGTTCAATGCCCCCGGGAAAGTCCCGGGGGCATTGAACCTTGTCTGTGCGCGAGCGTCAGTCCAGGTAGTCGCGTAGCACCTGCGACCGGGACGGGTGGCGGAGTTTCGACATGGTCTTGGATTCGATCTGACGGATGCGCTCACGCGTCACTCCGTAGACCTGACCGATCTCATCCAAGGTACGCGGCTGTCCATCGGTCAGGCCGAAGCGCAGTCGCACCACGCCGGCTTCACGCTCGGAGAGCGTATCGAGCACCGATTGCAACTGATCTTGCAACAAAGTGAAGGACACGGCGTCGACCGCGACGACTGCTTCGGAGTCCTCGATGAAGTCGCCGAGTTGGCTGTCGCCTTCGTCGCCGATGGTTTGGTCCAGCGAGATCGGCTCGCGCGCGTACTGCTGGATCTCGAGCACCTTCTCGGGCGTGATATCCATTTCCTTGGCGAGCTCTTCGGGCGTGGGTTCACGGCCCAGATCCTGCAACAGTTCGCGCTGGATGCGTCCGAGCTTGTTGATGACCTCCACCATGTGCACCGGAATGCGAATGGTGCGGGCCTGGTCGGCCATGGCGCGGGTGATGGCCTGACGGATCCACCACGTGGCGTAGGTCGAGAACTTGTAACCCTTGGTGTAGTCGAACTTCTCGACGGCGCGGATGAGGCCCAGATTGCCTTCCTGGATCAAGTCGAGGAAGGCCATGCCCCGTCCGGTATAGCGCTTGGCCAGTGACACGACGAGGCGGAGGTTGGCTTCGAGTAGGTGATTCTTGGCACGGTTTCCGTCACGGCAGATCCAACTCATATCCCGGCGCTGGGCAGCGGGGAGTTTCTCACCGGATGCTGCGACTTCCTGCATGATCTGGGTCGCGTAGAGCCCGGCCTCGATGCGCTTGGCGAGTTCGACCTCCTCTTCGGCGTTGAGGAGTGCAACTTTGCCGATCTGCTTGAGGTATGCGCGTACCGAGTCCGCAGACGCGGTGAGTTCGGCGTCCTTGCGGGCCTGGCGCAGCGCCTCGGATTCTTCCTCGTCCCAGACGAAGTCCCCGGAGGCCTTGTCCTTCTCGGACGGCTCCTCGGTTTCGTCGTCCGAGCCGACCGCGACCACCTCGACGACATCCGATTCGACGTCGGCCAAGTCACCCTCGGTGATGTCGATGTCTTCTATGCCAACGGAGTCTTCGTCCTGGCCGTCCTCGCCATCTGCAGACTTGCTCGGCGCGGCCTTCTTGGTGGAAGCCTTCTTTGCTGCGGCCTTCTTGGCGGGAGCTTTCTTTGCTGCGGCCTTCTTGGCGGGAGCTTTCTTTGCTGCGGCCTTCTTGGCGGGAACATTGTCGGTTGCCGGAGCGGCGCCGGCGGCTGTCGCTGTGACTGGCGCTCCCGGTCCTGACTCCGAAGTCGAATCAGTAGTCTGACGTGTATCGGTGGCTGCCACGTACGCCCTTTCGTGACGGTGTCGTGCGGCGTCACGCCAGAGTGATCATCCGGCGGAGAGGTCTACTGGTTTCGCCTGGCGCGCAGCCGGGCTCTTTCATTGTAACGACCTATTCGAAATAGTTAGGGAGCGATGCCCGTGTCGACTGCAATAGCTGCGCCTACTATCCCGGCCGTATTGAGAAGCGCAGCAGGTACAACGGGTGTCCTGTTGGTCAGATGAGGAATCCACTTGTTGTGTTTGCGACTGATGCCGCCGCCTGCGATGAACAGATCCGGCCACAGTAGGTCTTCGAACCGGCTCAGCACGTAGGACACCTCCGCAGCCCATTCCTTGTAGGACAAATCCTTGGCGTCCTTTACCGAGGATGCCGCTATGTGCTCGGCATCCTTGCCCAGCACTTCCATGTGACCGAGCTCGGTGTTGGGTAGCAGGACGCCGTTGTGGAGGATTGCCGAGCCGATGCCGGTGCCGAAGGTAAGCAGGATGACTACCCCCTTCGCATCCTTGCCCGCGCCGTAAGTGTTCTCCGCGATCCCCGCGGCATCGGCGTCGTTGAGGACTGTGATCCGGCGACCGCCGAGGGCATCGTAGAACAGGGCGTACGCGTCCGTTCCGATCCACTTCTCGTCGATATTCGCAGCGGAGCGTGCGACTCCGCTGGTGACCACACTCGGCAGCGTGATACCGACTGGCCCATCCCACTTCGCCATCCGGACGATCTCGGCGACCGTCGCTGCGACCGCGTGCGGTGTGGACGGTCGGGGAGTCGGGAGTTTGATTCGGTCTCCGATCAACTCACCGCTCTCGAGATCGACTGTGCCACCCTTGACGCCGCTGCCTCCTACATCGACACCGAACCCGCTGTTGGTCATCGCGTCTGCTCCTCCGTGTCGAAGTACGTGTCGAGCTGGGCCGTGTCGGACTGACGAAAGTCGCCCGTGCGCCACTGGTTTTCTCGTCACAATAGTGGGTCGAAGTGGCTTCGGTCGCCCGTGCGCGCAAGCCGACCCCCGCGGTGGTGTGAGGCAGTGAAAGTGTGTTCCGATGGGGGGGTGGACGCAGCAGGGAGTCGAGACACCACGCAGGGCTTCGGAGACACTGAGGCGCAACGACTACGCGACGTCGCCGTTGCAGTGGCGCAGGAGGCGGCCGCTCACGTCAGGTCAAGGCGCCCCGAGGTGTTCGGAACCGTAGGGAAAGTGGTGGCACACGGCAGTTCCGTAGCGTCGAAGAGCACCCCCACCGATCCGGTTACGGTGGTCGACACCGAGAGCGAACAACTCATCCGCGACCGTCTCGCGACTCTTCGGCCTGGCGATGCGATCCTCGGTGAGGAGACCGGCGGAGCGGGGGATTCCGTCGCCGGACTCCGATGGGTGGTCGATCCGATCGACGGAACGGTGAACTTTCTGTACGGAGTGCCCACATACGCGGTCTCTGTGGCTGCGCAGATCGACGGAGTGTCGGTTGCCGGGGCCGTGGTCGACGTGGCAGCCCAGGCGACGTATGCGGCGGCACGAGGCTACGGGGCAACACTCACCACTGTCGAGGGCCGGATAGGGGGCCTGCGGTGCAACCCGGTCACGGATGTGTCGATGGCTCTGCTGGCAACCGGATTCGGGTACGGGACCGCGCGGCGCAAAGCGCAGGGTGCACTCATCGGCGAAATCCTCCCCCGGGTACGGGACATTCGCCGGATCGGCTCGGCTTCCCTCGACCTGTGCATGGTCGCGTCCGGCCGGGCCGACGCGTACTTCGAACACGGGTTGGGCCCATGGGACTGGGCCGCTGGATCGCTCATCGCCACCGAGGCAGGCGCTCGCGTGCGCATTCCCTCCCCGCGCTCATCGAGTGCGGACGGTGACCTGGTGGTGGCCGCTGCCCCCGGGATCGCCGACGAACTGGACGCATTGTTCACCGAGGTCGGGGCTGACGACCCGATCCGGGAGACCTGACCTGCGATCAGCAGTGGGCCGTGCGAGCTGCATTGAGCAGGTCTATGTCGAGAGGAGGGGCCTGCATTCCGGGCGGTGGCTCCTTCAGAGACCGCAGCACCTCTTCGGCGTCAGGGTTCGGTGAGATATTGCGGAAGTAGGTCCCCAGAGCGAGATCGACGGTGTCGTCCGTGCGCGAATCCTCGATGAGTTCGGCGCACGGTACAACGAGATACAGGGCACTTGCCGCAGCGATGCCGCTCGGTCCGAACCTCAGCTGCCCGTGGCACTGCATGTTCTGGTCGACATAAATCGGGTCGTTGCCGACCTGGACGTCGGGGGCGCTTGCGAACCCGTAGTCACTCAACTGGGCGGCCACCTGCGTCGCCTGACCGGCCTCGCCGTTTGCGTTGAACACGCGCACCTTCGCATCAGCGAGGGTGGCGGGTTCAACATCCAGCACCGTCGAGGGGTCGACCTGTTCGCCTAGTGTGGGCCGCGTCGATGCGCTATCGGCAGGCTGTGTGGGCGGGGGAGGCGGATTGCACGCGACTGTAGTGGCCGAATCCTCGTCCTCGGTGAGGATGCTTGTCCACAGTGCGGCGCCGAGGAGTGCAAGAACCGCGAACACCACGAGCATCGGCATCGCTCGCCGGCGCCGGAACGGGCGTCCCTTGTCATCGAGCGGACTGCCGTCGGTGATGAGTGAAACCACAGTGTGCCCCGACCTCTCCTACGGAACTGCGCGTCGTAACTTGTCGCCCGAACAGCGCACCGATACTGTGCCCGGCCACCCATTCGTGGCGCAGGTTCGGCACCCACTGTAGATCCATGGCACCCCTACATCTCGAACCCGCCCCGGCTGTGGAATGTCACAGGTTGCTGTGGCGTTGATGACGATTAGCAGACAATTTGCACGATCCGTCGGGTCGGTTACACGTTTCGGGTTTTGTTCGGCTAGTGTCTGGCGGCCCGAGTCGTTTGGAGAGCATCGAACGAGGGTGGGTAAATGAGGCTGAAATCACGATTTGGGACCTGCTTCCGGCACTGATCGAACCTCGCAGCATCGCTTGCTGGTGGTGTGTGATCTGCGTCGGAACGGGTGGCGCGTGGGAGGTCGATCACCATTGCGGTGAACCTCGAACGCAGGCCGGGATACAGGGAACGAAAACGAGGGGAAACGACATGGCAACTGACTACGACGCACCGCGGCGAACAGAATCCGACGAGGTTTCGGAAGATTCGCTGGAGGAATTGAAAGCGCGCCGCAACGAGGCGCAATCGGCAGTGGTCGACATCGACGAGGCCGATACCGCGGAATCGTTCGAATTGCCCGGCGCGGATCTGTCGGGGGAAGAACTCTCGGTGCGGGTCGTGCCCAAGCGGGACGACGAGTTCACGTGCTCGAGTTGTTTCCTGGTGCATCACCGAAGCCGACTCGCCAGCGATGCCGACGGGGTACTGGTTTGCAGGGACTGCGCGGCCTGAGCGACGACGGTGACAAGTCGCGAACGGTGGTGGGTTGATCACAGTTCGCGCCCCTTTGCGCTGTCTATTGGCGGGCGCGGTTGATGGCGGCCAGCAACTCGGCCGGCCGCCGAGTACTCACCAGCCAGTAGGGGGTCGGATCCTCCGGGTCATCGAGAACGATGAGGACCATCGACTTGACCCACACGCGGTGCTGAACGAAGGCGGAAGGGTCGAGCTGGCGGCCGAGCGCTGCACTCTTGGCTGAACCGGGCACCTCTGCCACCCGTGAGATGACGCTCACGGGCAGATGTGCCTGCCCGACCCTCAGGTGGACACCGTTCGGTTCGTCGACGACCTCGACCCTGAGTCGGCTCAGTGAGATCAATGCCCAGACCGGGAGCGGAAGTAGTAGGACGTACGGCAACCACGCACGCAGACCCGGCGCCCCCATGTGCACCTCCGCGGCCAGTAGTCCGGCGACGAACAAGCCCACAGCCCACCACCACACCGGCACCCACAGGCGCTCGGAGTACAGCGTGGAATGGGTGTTCTCGGTGGGTACGGCTTCGGGCCGGGACGTTTCTGACACCCGACTAGGATAGTCGTAGTGCACGAGTAGGCTCTGTGCATGTGAGCGACCTATCTCCCGGCCTCCCTGCCGGCGCCGCCCCTGCCCTTCCGCCCGTTGCCATACAGCGGCTAGATCCAGGTGTTCCGATTCCACAGCGAGCCCACGACGGTGACGCAGGTGTCGATCTCTGTAGCACCACCGATGTCACGATCGAGCCGGGGCGGCGTGTTCTCGTCGGGACAGGGGTAGCGATCGCGCTGCCCATGGGCACTGTCGGTCTGGTCCATCCACGGTCTGGGCTGGCTGCCAAGTCGGGTCTGTCCGTGGTCAACACGCCGGGAACCATCGACGCCGGATACCGAGGCGAGATCAAGGTGTGCTTGATCAATCACGACCTCGATGTCCCGATCGAAATCCGCCGGGGCGACCGGATCGCGCAGCTGGTCGTGCAGCGAGTGGAATTGGTGTCGTTCGTCGAGGTGGACTTCCTGGATGACACCACTCGCGGCAGTGACGGTCACGGGTCGAGCGGAGGCCACGCGAGCCTCTTCGGCCATAGAGAAGGAGCCTGAACATGATCAGACGACGGAAGAAGAAATCCAGGGACGACTCCGACGCGTCCGCACCGGCACCCGAGGCGGAAATCGAGACTGGTGAAACGGAATCCGAGGCGGGGCTCGATGCCTACGACGAGGTCGGCGAGGCCGATGGAGGCCCCTACGACATAGAAGACCTGGATCCGGACGACGATGTCAACGTCGGCGAGATCGGTACTCGCCTCGATTTGGGTTCGGTCCTCGTCCCCATGCCGCCCGGCACCCAGTTACAGGTCGAGATGGCGCCCAACGGTTCACCACAGGCCGTCCACCTCGTCACACAGCACGGGCGAATCACCGTCGCGGCATACGCCGCTCCGAAATCCCCGGGTCAGTGGAGGGAAGTCGCGGGCGACCTGGCCGAATCGCTGCGAGGCGACAATGCGGCGGTGAGCGTCGAGAACGGACCCTGGGGTCGAGAGGTCGTTGCGGTCACACCCAACGCAGACCTGCGATTCATCGGTGTCGACGGCTACCGATGGATGGTCCGTTGCGTGGTGGCGGGCCCGAGCGGCGGCAACACCGTAGATTCGGAACTCGCTGCGGCCGCGAGAGCGATTCTGCGTGACAGTGTCGTCAAACGTGGAACCGAACCGCACCCGGTCCGGACGCCGCTGCCGGTCGTCCTGCCCGAGGTTCTGGCGAAGCAACTGGCCGCGGCCCACCAGCAGCAGTTGGCGCAGCAGCAAGGTGTCGCTGCGCAGCAGGCTCCTCAGCAGCAGGCCGCCGGCGGTGCCGTGGGTGGGTCCTCCGCATCAGCCGAAACGCCGCAAGGCGGCGTAGCCGGGCCACAGCAGCGTCGTGGCGAATCCGGTTCGGCGATGCAGCAGCTGGGCCGCTGACGGCGGGCGAAGACGGACGTCGGCACCTCAGGGCAGCATTGAACTCAGCGCCCTGAGGCTCTCGCGCCCCAGGGTCGCGGGGTCTGCGCCGATCTGGTCGAGCGAGACCGTGACCAGGTTCGACTGAGGTAGCCGCCCGGCCCAGGTGTGCGCCACCTCGAGAGGGTGGACGGCATCGTCGGTGGCGGCGACGATCCCGACGGGCACGTTGATGCCTTCGAGATCCTCCACGCCAGGCGCTCGGTACTCGGCGGCTTCGTCGAGCGCACTGGGAAGGTGCGGCCATTGTGATCGCCATGACTTGGCAAGCTCCACTCCGAGCCAGGGCGGGCTCGATGCGATCATCTCCGCGGTCACCTTCTCGATTCCGTCTGCTCTCAGTCTGGCTGCGGTGAACCGTGCACCGGCGGCGGCGGGTGCGTCGGCGGCGGCGCCTGTCCACGCCGGAAGCGCGGCGAGGACGCCCACGACGCGGTCGGGATTGGCGCTCGCCCATTGCAGCGCCACCGCAGCCCCGATCGACACACCGCCGATGATGATGCGTTCGTGCTCCGCCGCAGCGTCGAGGGCATCGAGGTAGCCCGCGACGACACGCCGGGGGTCGGGTTCGACGGCCACTGTGGCGATTCCGCGGCTTGCGAGGGGTTCGGTGAATGCGCGGGTGACGAAGTCGGCGTCGGATCCCGTACCGGGGAGCATCAAGGCCATAGTTGGCCGGAAATCGAGGGGCATATGTCGATTTTGCATGCCACGTCACACTGGTCTCACATAGTGCAGTCACAGCGAAACAATGGGTCTACAGTGGCGAGTACACAGCCCTACAAGTGGCGTGAAGACTCGCGTCACACATGCTCCAGGAGCGCGTAATGGCACCCGCCACGGCAGGATACTTTCGTCGGATGACTCGCCGGCTGACCGAGGACCTCGAGCAACTCGATGCCGAGGAGATGGCCGAGACGTCGCAGGCGTCCGGTGCGCAGCGTGCCTGCGATTGCGTTCGCGGTGAGGAAGTCACCATGCTGGGGCGGCTCCGAAGTGTCGAGGTGTGTTCGAAGTCGGCGAGCGCATGCATTGAAGCCGACTTCTTCGACGGTACGGAACAGATCACGCTGGTGTGGATCGGCAGGCGGAGGATTCCGGGCATCGAACCGGGCAAGACGCTGATGGTCCGGGGACGTGTCGGCGAGCGTGATGGCCAGAAGGTGATCTTCAACCCATATTACGAATTGCGTAGCGAGTCGTAGCCGACAGGCCTCGTGTGGCACCCTCATTGAGTGGTCGAAACGAAGCAGCAGTCCATAATCGAACAACTCGGCGGGATCAGCGGGTTGATCTACTCGACGCTGCCCATTCTGGTCTTCGTTCCCGCCAACGCGATCTGGGGCTTGGTTCCGGCGATCTGGGCAGCTCTCGGGGTCGCGACCGCCATTCTCGTCTGGCGATTGATCCAACGCACACCTATTCAACCCGCAATATCCGGGTTCTTCGGTGTCGGTATCTCCGCATTCATCGCCTACCGAACGGGCGACGCGAAGGGTTACTTCCTGTTCGGCATATTCACCAGCCTGGCGTACGGGGCGGTGTTTCTCGGCTCGATTCTGTTGCGCTGGCCCCTAGTTGGCGTCATCTGGGGATTCCTCAACGGTCACGGCAATCTCTGGCGCCGCCACCGTGGCGCGGTGCGCGCCTATGACGCGGCAACCGCGGCTTGGGCGCTCGTTTTCGGCGCCCGCTATCTCGTGCAGTCGCAGCTCTACGATGCGGACCAGACCGGCTGGCTCGCCGTCGCCCGGATCGCGATGGGGTGGCCGCTTGCAGGTGCGGCCCTGCTGGTGACGATCTGGGCTGTTCGCCGGGCAGACCGGATCGTCGAACCGGGACCGGCCGAAGACGAGGATCTTCCGACGCGCGACTCGGAGGCGGTCGAACCGCGGGACGAGCCGCGGCACAGCTAGTTCGGCCGCGGTGTCGGCAGCCCGACGGCGGCCCTGAGGTCGTTCTCGACGTCC
It encodes:
- a CDS encoding DUF3093 domain-containing protein; translated protein: MSETSRPEAVPTENTHSTLYSERLWVPVWWWAVGLFVAGLLAAEVHMGAPGLRAWLPYVLLLPLPVWALISLSRLRVEVVDEPNGVHLRVGQAHLPVSVISRVAEVPGSAKSAALGRQLDPSAFVQHRVWVKSMVLIVLDDPEDPTPYWLVSTRRPAELLAAINRARQ
- a CDS encoding DUF4193 domain-containing protein codes for the protein MATDYDAPRRTESDEVSEDSLEELKARRNEAQSAVVDIDEADTAESFELPGADLSGEELSVRVVPKRDDEFTCSSCFLVHHRSRLASDADGVLVCRDCAA
- a CDS encoding DUF3159 domain-containing protein; protein product: MVETKQQSIIEQLGGISGLIYSTLPILVFVPANAIWGLVPAIWAALGVATAILVWRLIQRTPIQPAISGFFGVGISAFIAYRTGDAKGYFLFGIFTSLAYGAVFLGSILLRWPLVGVIWGFLNGHGNLWRRHRGAVRAYDAATAAWALVFGARYLVQSQLYDADQTGWLAVARIAMGWPLAGAALLVTIWAVRRADRIVEPGPAEDEDLPTRDSEAVEPRDEPRHS
- the dut gene encoding dUTP diphosphatase, producing MHVSDLSPGLPAGAAPALPPVAIQRLDPGVPIPQRAHDGDAGVDLCSTTDVTIEPGRRVLVGTGVAIALPMGTVGLVHPRSGLAAKSGLSVVNTPGTIDAGYRGEIKVCLINHDLDVPIEIRRGDRIAQLVVQRVELVSFVEVDFLDDTTRGSDGHGSSGGHASLFGHREGA
- a CDS encoding DUF3710 domain-containing protein, whose product is MIRRRKKKSRDDSDASAPAPEAEIETGETESEAGLDAYDEVGEADGGPYDIEDLDPDDDVNVGEIGTRLDLGSVLVPMPPGTQLQVEMAPNGSPQAVHLVTQHGRITVAAYAAPKSPGQWREVAGDLAESLRGDNAAVSVENGPWGREVVAVTPNADLRFIGVDGYRWMVRCVVAGPSGGNTVDSELAAAARAILRDSVVKRGTEPHPVRTPLPVVLPEVLAKQLAAAHQQQLAQQQGVAAQQAPQQQAAGGAVGGSSASAETPQGGVAGPQQRRGESGSAMQQLGR
- the cei gene encoding envelope integrity protein Cei yields the protein MVSLITDGSPLDDKGRPFRRRRAMPMLVVFAVLALLGAALWTSILTEDEDSATTVACNPPPPPTQPADSASTRPTLGEQVDPSTVLDVEPATLADAKVRVFNANGEAGQATQVAAQLSDYGFASAPDVQVGNDPIYVDQNMQCHGQLRFGPSGIAAASALYLVVPCAELIEDSRTDDTVDLALGTYFRNISPNPDAEEVLRSLKEPPPGMQAPPLDIDLLNAARTAHC
- a CDS encoding alpha/beta fold hydrolase translates to MPLDFRPTMALMLPGTGSDADFVTRAFTEPLASRGIATVAVEPDPRRVVAGYLDALDAAAEHERIIIGGVSIGAAVALQWASANPDRVVGVLAALPAWTGAAADAPAAAGARFTAARLRADGIEKVTAEMIASSPPWLGVELAKSWRSQWPHLPSALDEAAEYRAPGVEDLEGINVPVGIVAATDDAVHPLEVAHTWAGRLPQSNLVTVSLDQIGADPATLGRESLRALSSMLP
- a CDS encoding OB-fold nucleic acid binding domain-containing protein; protein product: MAPATAGYFRRMTRRLTEDLEQLDAEEMAETSQASGAQRACDCVRGEEVTMLGRLRSVEVCSKSASACIEADFFDGTEQITLVWIGRRRIPGIEPGKTLMVRGRVGERDGQKVIFNPYYELRSES